Proteins co-encoded in one Nicotiana sylvestris chromosome 7, ASM39365v2, whole genome shotgun sequence genomic window:
- the LOC138873083 gene encoding uncharacterized protein — protein sequence MLFRCPRSQLVWKQSPINWPDIENITDFSVWWYNLFLNAKHFPESTKLLYLSVNLMWQIWKGRNAWCFNQEMLEPTDIVSKALFEYEEYKDLLTSCLVARHSTGNEFLPKLTNFQDDVLLFTDARLRCDDRHASTGVAALNSLGKLLHAHGSSIQYVGKTMTAEAIAIRKELECAVTLGWKSVKILSDAKNVVNMIQKQVATSWEIEVLCEDIWKLSSMLDHVEFLYIPRKLKKVAHSLAKFSISLLKGISWEKFFPTWTAQDAKSIFELCCSLMQ from the coding sequence ATGCTATTTAGATGTCCCCGATCTCAGCTTGTATGGAAACAAAGTCCTATTAATTGGCCTGATATTGAAAACATAACTGACTTTTCTGTATGGTGGTACAACTTGTTCTTAAATGCTAAGCACTTTCCTGAATCTACTAAATTATTATATTTGAGTGTTAATCTTATGTGGCAAATTTGGAAAGGTAGGAATGCTTGGTGCTTTAATCAGGAAATGTTAGAGCCAACTGATATTGTTTCTAAAGCTCTTTTTGAGTATGAAGAATATAAGGATCTATTAACTAGTTGCCTCGTTGCACGACATTCAACTGGAAATGAGTTTCTGcctaaactaacaaattttcaaGATGATGTTTTATTATTTACAGACGCAAGATTACGGTGTGATGATAGACATGCGAGTACTGGTGTCGCGGCTTTAAATAGCCTTGGAAAACTGCTTCACGCCCATGGATCCTCAATTCAATATGTTGGAAAAACCATGACTGCTGAAGCGATTGCCATAAGAAAGGAACTTGAATGTGCTGTTACTCTTGGATGGAAAAGTGTGAAGATTTTATCTGATGCTAAGAATGTTGTTAATATGATCCAAAAACAGGTGGCTACTTCATGGGAGATAGAAGTGTTGTGTGAAGACATTTGGAAGCTATCAAGTATGTTAGATCACGTCGAGTTTCTTTATATTCCAAGGAAGTTAAAGAAAGTAGCTCATAGTTTAGCTAAATTTTCTATTTCTTTGTTGAAGGGCATCTCCTGGGAGAAGTTTTTCCCAACTTGGACTGCCCAGGATGCAAAGAGTATATTTGAACTTTGTTGTTCGTTGATGCAGTAA
- the LOC138873084 gene encoding uncharacterized protein has translation MKAQALADHLAENPVDEEYEPLKTYFPDEEIQIHDQHAYCNVVEEELDKDPWSHDIKEYIRVGVYPIQATGDQKRTIRRLANGFFFSGWVLYKRTPYLGLLRCIDARPATTIMTEVHSGVCGSHMSGYVLAKKILRAGY, from the exons atgaaagcacaagcattggccgaccatttggctgagaatcctgtggatgaagaatatgaacctttgaagacatATTTCCCTGATGaggag attcagatccacgatcaacatgcttattgtaatgtggtggaagaagagctcgatAAGGATCCTTGGtctcacgatatcaaggaatacatcagggtGGGGGTGTATCCaatacaagccacaggtgatcaaaagagaacaattaggcggttggcaaacggttttttcttcagtggatgggttctgtacaaaaggactccataTCTTGGCCtactgagatgcatagatgctaggccggctacaactattatgaccgaagtacattctggagtctgtggatcGCACATGAGTGGatacgtgttggcaaagaagattctccgagcaggttattaa